From Pseudoramibacter sp.:
ATCGGCTTCCACCCCTTCTTTTTCAAGGGCCCCCTTGACTTCCTGAAGCGCCCGGTCGGTGCAGCCGTGCTGGTGCGGGCTGCCGTTGACTAACAATACTTTCATCGCATTTCCCCCTCTTGATATTAAATAATCTAAATGCTGATTTTATTTTACGATGATTTTCAGCCCCCGTAAAGTTAAAATCATGGCGTGTACGTTAAATGATTTGGTGCCCTTTGTTCATCATCACGCGCACATCGGCCAGGGCCTTTGTCACTTCCCGGTAATGGGTGGAAATGATGATCAGGCGGTCCGGCGACTTCAGGGACTTGATAAAGTCGATGATCCAGCGCTGACCCGCTTCGTCGAGGCCGCTCATGGGCTCGTCAAACATGAGCACCGGCGGGTCCATCGCAAGCACCGCGCCCAGGGCCACCCGCTTCTTCTCGCCCCCGCTCAAATGGTAGGGCGCGCGCTTTCTCAGAGCCTCCAGGTTCAGCATTTTTAAGTATTTTTCCACCCGCGCCCGCACTTCTTCTTCGGAAAGGCCCAGCTGAAAGAGGCCGAAGGCGATCTCGTCCTCAACCGTCTTGCAGAACAGCTGGACTTCGGGATTTTGAAAAACGTAGCCGATTTTTCCGTGAAAAGCCTTGGCAAAATCCGGACGCTTCATCTTTTTCTCGGTAATT
This genomic window contains:
- a CDS encoding energy-coupling factor ABC transporter ATP-binding protein gives rise to the protein MSMIRLEHLNYHYHQIPALCDITYDFEQGKCYCIQGPNGCGKSTLFRILNGLAFPTSGKYLLDGTEITEKKMKRPDFAKAFHGKIGYVFQNPEVQLFCKTVEDEIAFGLFQLGLSEEEVRARVEKYLKMLNLEALRKRAPYHLSGGEKKRVALGAVLAMDPPVLMFDEPMSGLDEAGQRWIIDFIKSLKSPDRLIIISTHYREVTKALADVRVMMNKGHQII